AAATCCATTGGTCGATCGGAATATTTTTCCATATAAAACAGAATTGAACTAAATTGTTCATTATCTTGATTTAAAATTGATATCGCATTGTTATCAATCCATTCGATAAATGCCTTTTGTATTCTTTTATTATCTGATAATAAGTAAGATACTTCGGTAACTACCGCAAGTGTCGTGAATAATTTGCCTTTAAAATTTTTAAGAAATGATCTGCATTGTAGGCAATAATTATCTGATTCGTCGAAGAAGGCAACTATAGGTCCAGTATCAATAATGGCTTTAATCATTTTTGTTTCTTGATTAAAGCTTCTTTAATATATTTTTGATGGTTAGTTGATTTGTCAGAAATCCCACTTTTATATAAACCGAAATACTTTTCACCTAATTCATAGGCAGAAGGTTGTTTTGCAAAATTATCAATATAGTAAACTAAAGATTCTTTAATTACTTCTGATTTACTTTTGTTTTCAATTTTTGCAACTTCTGAAAGTTTTTTTTCTAGCTCTTCTGGTAATCTTAGACTTA
This genomic interval from Leptospira congkakensis contains the following:
- a CDS encoding ribbon-helix-helix protein, CopG family → MISLRLPEELEKKLSEVAKIENKSKSEVIKESLVYYIDNFAKQPSAYELGEKYFGLYKSGISDKSTNHQKYIKEALIKKQK
- a CDS encoding type II toxin-antitoxin system VapC family toxin, with translation MIKAIIDTGPIVAFFDESDNYCLQCRSFLKNFKGKLFTTLAVVTEVSYLLSDNKRIQKAFIEWIDNNAISILNQDNEQFSSILFYMEKYSDRPMDFADASLMTISEVYEIPNIFTLDSDFRFYKSKKGKSLKIINESMIKG